In the Telopea speciosissima isolate NSW1024214 ecotype Mountain lineage chromosome 2, Tspe_v1, whole genome shotgun sequence genome, one interval contains:
- the LOC122651734 gene encoding uncharacterized protein LOC122651734 → MMAFCSSCSPAQSLSLFSKPSNGGIHQARPFAISFRCRASADVPDFLSADWLESRQKRPFGPRLSFSAEEAVQHQLDALKYNDQPRQDYGVEVMYRFAGFDPFERSTYFGPFFDLGQFERFRRIFHHSTYRVLLGHKERRILSSLWVEENRFKQRVWIRGARPEEEEIFQFTMIQRIGGSWDGYWLTESLLHDGDGFAGGVAY, encoded by the exons ATGATGGCGTTCTGTTCTTCGTGCTCACCTGCTCAatccctttctctcttctcaaaacccTCTAATGGCGGAATACATCAGGCTCGACCCTTCGCCATTAGCTTTCGCTGTAGAGCTTCTGCTGACGTTCCCGATTTTCTCTCGGCAGATTG GCTTGAGTCTCGCCAGAAAAGACCTTTTGGCCCGAGACTAAGT TTTAGTGCAGAAGAAGCAGTTCAGCACCAGCTTGATGCTTTGAAATACAATGACCAGCCCCGTCAAGATTATGGGGTGGAAGTCATGTACCGG TTCGCTGGTTTTGATCCTTTTGAGAGGTCCACATATTTTGGGCCCTTCTTTGATTTGGGACAG TTTGAACGGTTCAGGCGAATCTTCCACCATTCGACCTACCGAGTTTTGCTGGGTCACAAGGAGCGGAGGATCTTGAGCAGTTTGTGGGTGGAAGAG AACCGGTTCAAGCAACGGGTTTGGATTCGAGGTGCCCgtccagaggaagaagagatattCCAATTTACAATGATTCAG AGGATAGGTGGTTCATGGGACGGTTATTGGTTGACAGAGAGTCTGCTTCATGACGGAGATGGTTTTGCTGGAGGTGTAGCCTATTGA